The DNA region ACCGCTTCTCACCAATGCCGAACCGTCGACATCGCCCAGTCTGTAGCGTGTTATGGTATGATTCATTTTGTTTGTCTTAAACAACTGTTACAAGGGAACCAACTATCCAATTAACAAAGTGTCTATCTAAATAACGAAAGAACAGTAGGACCAGCTGTGCCAGGGATGTCGAACTTTCTCGATCAGTTGATTATGGAGGATGTGGCCAAACATTGCCCGCAACAGTTTATGCAATACCACAAGTGTATCTCTAACAACCACGATGACCCTTCCCAATGTTCATACCGAAGGAATGATCTCTCGAAATGCATTCATGCCAAGGTACCTTCAGTACAGAAAGTGATGGCTAACTGTAAAGATATAATGAAGAAGTACGAGGGTTGCATCAAGGATAACatggcttcaagaaccatCAATGAAAACTGTCTAGGCCTGCTGGCAGAGCTGCGAGAATGTGCCGAGTCGCAGATGGAGAAGGATGGAGTGAGACCCGTCAATGAGATGTTTGTCTACAGCGACGATAAGAGCGGCAGAAAATAGGTTAGATTAGCTATTACTCATGTACATAATCGGCACTGTTCTAAAACTTCTGGACAGTTTCGTAGAAACTCTTACCTTGAATCTCATGaatcttcaattccaaCTCAGATGGCGATCTGGAACCGTCAGAAGCTGCCAAGGCGCCCGCACCCCATGGAGAACCACCGTGGACCTCAGTGAGATTGCTCAATTCGGCAAACGCGTTCTTGTAACCCAATGGGACGTAGATTATACCGTGATGAGCCAAGGTGGAAAGAGAGTTCATGATAGTGGCTTCGTTACCACCACCGACACCGGTAGACACGAAGAGACCAGCCACTTTACCGTGTAGGGCTCCCTTCGCCCACAATCCGCCGGTGGCGTCCCAGAACGCCTTCCATTGCGCTGGCATGTTACCAAATCTGGTTGGAATACCGAACAAGTAACAGTCGTATTCCTGTAGAGTCTCTCTGGTGGCCAATGGATAGTCTGGCTTTGGCTGACCACCAAGAGCCTTCACAACATCGGAAGACAATGTCTCTGGGACTTGGAAGATATCAGCAGAGCCTCCGGCAGCTTCAActcctttcttctcagcCTCAGCTAGGATAGCAGTGTGCCCATAAAGGGTGTAAATGATGATAGC from Torulaspora globosa chromosome 3, complete sequence includes:
- the MIX14 gene encoding Mix14p (ancestral locus Anc_3.260), translated to MSNFLDQLIMEDVAKHCPQQFMQYHKCISNNHDDPSQCSYRRNDLSKCIHAKVPSVQKVMANCKDIMKKYEGCIKDNMASRTINENCLGLLAELRECAESQMEKDGVRPVNEMFVYSDDKSGRK
- a CDS encoding flavodoxin-like fold family protein (ancestral locus Anc_3.261); this encodes MAPKVAIIIYTLYGHTAILAEAEKKGVEAAGGSADIFQVPETLSSDVVKALGGQPKPDYPLATRETLQEYDCYLFGIPTRFGNMPAQWKAFWDATGGLWAKGALHGKVAGLFVSTGVGGGNEATIMNSLSTLAHHGIIYVPLGYKNAFAELSNLTEVHGGSPWGAGALAASDGSRSPSELELKIHEIQGKSFYETVQKF